Genomic window (Cytophagales bacterium):
AGACCCGATGATGCCTGGGCACATAATAACAGGGGAACGGTTAAATATTTATCTGGTGATAAAGCGGGCGCCTGTGAAGATTGGAATAAGGCGGGGGAACTTGGGCATGAAAAGGCTTATGAAGAGTTAAAAAGGTATTGTAAATCCAAAAAGCAAACATATTTGGATTAAAAGTTTCTTTATACCAAATATCAAATATCCGGCATCCAGCCTCATCACCACACATTGTCTATCATCTAAGATTAACCCTGATTTCATCCAGACATAAAGGAAACCACGAATTACACTAATTTCACTAATTTTTTTCGTGTAATTCGTGTAATTCGTGGTTTATTTTTTATTTAGGTATATTTGAGGTTGGAGTAACCCGGGATCAACCCCAATTTCATCGGGATTTCGCTGAAGCTCAACAATCCGTGCTACCTCACCACCACCTGAAACGTCCCCCTAGTCATCTGTTCAAGTAATATTTCACGGTTTCGGGTTAAATCTTTAACGGTTTTGACATTAAAATTCATAATAGTAATAAGCTGCAGGTTCTCATTAGATCGAAAAATGAATTCATTTTTTAGGTTTTCTCTTAACTTTTCTATCTTTTGAGAATCATTATCTACACAAATCGAAAACGAAATAGCAGAATTTTGCATCAGGTTAATTTTAATGTTGAGATGCGCTAATGCATTAAAAATAGTACTCAGATTTTTCTCACTAACAAAAGAATAATCTTTCACTGAAAGAAACATCAGGCATTGATCCCGTTTAAAAATTATTGAGGGTGTACCTTGTAGAATATTTTTTTGCAATTCATGGGAAACTTTTTTTTCTATTTTTGTAGCCCGTCCACTATAAGTTATCGTTGTTCCTTTTTTTTGTGGTTCTTTAAAAGATCTGACATACAATGGAATAGATTTATTTTCAAGCGGCTTTATGGTTTTGGGATGGATCACCGAGGCTCCGTAATATGCCATTTCGATGGCCTTATCGTATGAAAGCTTTCCATACTTAGTGGTATGCTTAATAATTTTAGGGTCTGCATTAAGAACGCCTGGTACATCTTTCCAGATGGTTACAGAATCAGCATTGAGGCAATAAGCATAAATAGCTGCACTAAAATCTGATCCTTCCCGGCCTAATGTAGTGGTAACCCTCCCGCCACTATTCCTTACCGAATTGGTGAATGGGTGAATCGGTGAATCGGTGAATCGGTTCGTTTTTTTTCTCTCCGTTTCTCCGATTCCCCGTTTCTCCGATTCAGGGAGGCTTGGAGTTAGAGGGTGGCTGGTACCCCCAATAAAGCCCTGCGTTAATACCACACCCTTATCGAGTAATTCAGGAATATCTCTTTTTATTAAATTCCCAGTCTGTGCCCAATTTATCTTTGCCTCACGCCAGCTATTATCAGTTTGAATGTATTTTCTTGAATCTATCCATTGACAATGGATATGCTGCTGAATTAAATATTCAGAAATGATCTTTGATGAGAATAATTCACCGTAACTAATTACCTGATCATAGCCCTCGTTATAAGATCGTGGAGGCCCCCCCCTAACAGCCCCCCCTAAATCCCTCCCGCCACTATTCCCTACCGAATCGGTGAATGGGTGAAAGGGTGAATTAGTGAATTGCTTCGTTTTCCTTCTCTCCGTTTCTCCGATTCCCCGTTTCTCCTTTTCAGGGGGGCTGCTGGAGCTTGGAATTATAAGTTGCTCTTCAAGCTGAATGAAAAGTTGATTTAATATGTTGAAAATTGGTGATTCAATGTTAGGAAAAAGCTCTTTTGCAATGCTTAAATGATATTCCCTGATTTTTTTAAAGTGAGACTGATAATCTTTATTTTGATAATAAGCATCAAATAGTTTTTCTAAAGCATTGGTTGTTTTTCCCATGGCAGAAATAACTATAAGCAAATTGTCTTTATAATATTGATTTTTTGTAATTTTACATAGATTTTTTACAGCTTCTACATCTTTAATAGAAGCGCCACCGAATTTGAATATTTTGATTTTTTTCATATTATTCACAAAAATATTATTTTTTTACTATACCCGATGCCAATATACGTATGTATAATGCTAATATACGAATTTATACTAATGATACTAATGGCCTACGCTGAAACCTGCAGAGATCAATGCTAATACTGTTAATGTGTCCTTTCTTTAATTCGTATCATTGGTATTCATTCGTATATTAGCATTTTTCATTCGTATCATTAATTATGGAACAACAAGTAATTGAAAACAAAACCATAACAGCCCCCATTGGTATATCTTTAGGAAGATTTATTAAACGGAGCGAAGATATGTATTCAGAAGCAACGGGAGAGTTATCACAATTGATGCGGGATATTGCCTTAGCATCAAAGCTCATACACAAAGAGGTAAACAGGGCCGGTTTAGCGGATGTTTTAGGTTCGTACGGTGTAGAGAACGTTCAGGGTGAAGAGCAGCAAAAATTAGATGTAATAGCAAATTTTCGGTTTATCAACTCTCTCAAGCATGGCGGAGAAGTTTGTGCTGTTATATCAGAGGAGGAGGAAGATATTGTGTATACTGATAATGACCATGGAAAATATGTTGTAGCCATAGACCCCCTTGATGGTTCTTCAAATATTGATGTGAATGTTTCTATAGGTACTATATTTTCCATATACAACAGAAAATCAAAGGTTGAAAGCCGGGCAATTGCTGAAGATTTTTTACAAAAAGGCACTGGGCAGGCTGCATCAGGATATGTTCTTTACGGTTCATCTACTATGCTAGTATATACTACAGGACGAGGTGTAAACGGATTTACCTATGATCCTTCCCTTGGAGAATTTTTCCTTTCACACCCTTTAATGAAGATCAAAAAAAGCGGGGAAATATATTCCTGTAATGAAGGGCACATCAATAAATTTCCCCTGCCTGTAAAACAGTATATTGACTATTGTAAAGAGCAAGGTTATACGGCAAGATATATTGGTTCGCTTGTAGCAGATTTTCACAGAAATCTCCTCAAAGGCGGTATTTTTATCTACCCATCTACTACAAATAATCCTGGGGGCAAGCTGAGATTATTGTATGAATGTAATGCCCTGGCATTCATTGTTGAGCAGGCAGGAGGAAGCGCTTCTGATGGTAAAAACAGAATATTGGGAATACAACCAACAAAATTCCATGAAAGGACACCGCTCTTTATTGGATCAGCAGACATGGTAAATAAAGCGAAGAGTTACTTCTAGTGTAGCAACAATTTAGTTTTGCAACATTAATTTGTAATAAATAGATTCTTTCGTTATTAATCAACAAATGGTTATATGGCTATATGGCTTTATGGCAACTAAATTGCCAGCAATTAAGCAGCGAGTTTAAACCTATGAGATTAGTAACTCTTTCAGCTAATCACAAACCATTTAACCATATAGCCATAT
Coding sequences:
- a CDS encoding aspartate kinase, with product MNWAQTGNLIKRDIPELLDKGVVLTQGFIGGTSHPLTPSLPESEKRGIGETERKKTNRFTDSPIHPFTNSVRNSGGRVTTTLGREGSDFSAAIYAYCLNADSVTIWKDVPGVLNADPKIIKHTTKYGKLSYDKAIEMAYYGASVIHPKTIKPLENKSIPLYVRSFKEPQKKGTTITYSGRATKIEKKVSHELQKNILQGTPSIIFKRDQCLMFLSVKDYSFVSEKNLSTIFNALAHLNIKINLMQNSAISFSICVDNDSQKIEKLRENLKNEFIFRSNENLQLITIMNFNVKTVKDLTRNREILLEQMTRGTFQVVVR
- a CDS encoding class 1 fructose-bisphosphatase, whose translation is MEQQVIENKTITAPIGISLGRFIKRSEDMYSEATGELSQLMRDIALASKLIHKEVNRAGLADVLGSYGVENVQGEEQQKLDVIANFRFINSLKHGGEVCAVISEEEEDIVYTDNDHGKYVVAIDPLDGSSNIDVNVSIGTIFSIYNRKSKVESRAIAEDFLQKGTGQAASGYVLYGSSTMLVYTTGRGVNGFTYDPSLGEFFLSHPLMKIKKSGEIYSCNEGHINKFPLPVKQYIDYCKEQGYTARYIGSLVADFHRNLLKGGIFIYPSTTNNPGGKLRLLYECNALAFIVEQAGGSASDGKNRILGIQPTKFHERTPLFIGSADMVNKAKSYF